A region of Ochotona princeps isolate mOchPri1 chromosome 2, mOchPri1.hap1, whole genome shotgun sequence DNA encodes the following proteins:
- the LOC131478345 gene encoding cytoskeleton-associated protein 2-like, with protein MAKSSSLKLIHSGNHLLAKVPGHAARAPSYRKSPGQYPPHQGTRCRQSLCQCYHPQRASGERIITVQSSLPSIKASASQDIRRSQALSCGVAPALGAKPAAASSTKLVKPKPTGQQRPAASAKAAVSSKVGQPKETAEQRKSGLSEWKAAKERVLKRPPNPGVKQPEPKEQEETPVGSFWTTMAEEDEQRLFTEKVNKTISECLNLINAGCPKEEILATLNDLIKNIPDAKQLVKYWICIAKVEADTSALEAIIAIYEQAMLAGAQPMQELRHIIADSLARKCQEANLGEKTEEAYGTKEETQEDNTEEKGLNQTPVKQEAESSVAFADCEKEQEDKTKDSASGVLTPSTEAGSSSIIKYNVSTTPCLQSAKKMQFDETNSVFKELKFLTPVRRSRRIQEKTSRLPDMFKDHYPCVSSLEQLSELGYEADAFVRRPNAALWPMCSDECSRRE; from the exons ATGGCCAAATCGTCCAGTCTAAAGTTAATTCATTCTGGAAATCACCTCCTGGCAAAGGT CCCAGGGCACGCAGCTCGTGCACCCTCCTATCGGAAGTCACCAGGTCAATATCCACCACACCAGGGAACCAGGTGTCGCCAGAGCCTCTGCCAATGTTACCATCCGCAAAGGGCCTCGGGAGAAAGAATCATTACAGTCCAAAGCAGCCTTCCCAGCATTAAAGCCAGCGCTTCTCAGGACATAAGGCGAAGCCAGGCACTGTCCTGCGGCGTGGCGCCTGCGCTGGGGGCGAAGCCTGCTGCAGCTTCCTCTACCAAGTTGGTGAAGCCCAAGCCCACGGGCCAGCAGAGACCTGCTGCAAGTGCAAAAGCAGCTGTTAGCAGCAAGGTAGGTCAGCCCAAAGAAACTGCAGAACAGAGAAAATCTGGTCTGAGTGAGTGGAAAGCTGCCAAAGAGAGGGTGCTGAAAAGGCCTCCTAACCCTGGGGTCAAGCAGCCTGAGCCCAAAGAGCAGGAGGAAACCCCGGTCGGGTCCTTCTGGACCACCATGGCAGAAGAGGATGAACAAAGATTATTTACTGAAAAAGTGAACAAGACCATTTCTGAGTGCCTCAACCTCATCAATGCGGGATgcccaaaagaagaaatattggCCACATTGAATGACTTGATTAAAAATATTCCAGATGCCAAACAACTCGTTAAATATTGGATTTGTATTGCAAAAGTGGAAGCAGACACAAGCGCTCTCGAAGCCATTATTGCGATCTATGAGCAGGCCATGCTGGCAGGGGCTCAGCCTATGCAAGAGTTGCGGCACATAATCGCGGACAGTCTAGCCAGGAAATGTCAAGAGGCTAATCTTGGAGAAAAAACTGAAGAGGCTTATGGAACCAAGGAAGAAACCCAAGAAGACAACACTGAAGAGAAAGGCCTTAATCAGACACCAGTGAAACAGGAGGCGGAGAGCAGTGTGGCATTTGCAGATTGTGAAAAAGAACAAGAGGACAAAACGAAGGATTCAGCCAGTGGTGTCCTAACCCCCAGTACAGAGGCTGGATCAAGCAGCATAATTAAATACAATGTATCTACCACACCATGCTTGCAAAGTGCAAAAAAGATGCAATTTGATGAAACAAATTCTGTGTTTAAAGAACTCAAATTTCTGACACCAGTGAGACGTTCGCGGCGCATTCAAGAGAAGACATCAAGATTGCCAGACATGTTCAAAGACCACTATCCTTGTGTGTCTTCCCTGGAACAGCTGTCAGAGTTGGGATATGAAGCCGACGCTTTTGTCCGCCGCCCCAATGCAGCACTCTGGCCCATGTGCTCAGATGAATGCAGCAGAAGGGAATAA